One Campylobacter concisus genomic window, AATACACGATGTGTGATAAACACCTTGTCGCACTTCTTACAAAGCCGCTTAAAAATGTAGGCTTTATACTAATCCCTGCAACAACCGTGCTAACTTATTTTATAAATATCGCTATCCCTTCAGCTGCAGGATGTTCCGCTGCTGTTGGTGCAACGCTTATACCGCTTCTAATGGCTTCAGGTATCCGCCCAGCTATGGCTGGTGCTGCTGTTTTTGCGGGTACATTTGGTGGAGTCTTAAGCCCGGGATCGGCTCACAACGTCTATGTAGCTGATCTTGTTAAAAAAACGGTTGAGGGCTATACAGTTCAAGATGTCATAAAAGTGCAAATTCCAAGTGCATTTACTGCTCTTGTTATCGTAGTGATCGCATTAGTTATTGTTGCAATACTGCTTAAAGACTATCAAAAAAATACAAATTTCACTCTTGAAAGTAGTGCTGTTAGCGAAGAGAAGTCGCTATTTAAAGTAAATTTCATCTACGCTATTATGCCTCTAGTTCCACTTGTTATTTTGGTTATTGGCGGAACAAGCCTTGCAAAAGATTATAGCTTTCTTGCATGGACAAAGATGGGCGTTGCTGAGGCGATGATACTAGGTGCTATCATAGCTATTTTTGCTACGCTTACAAATCCGCAAAAGATCACAAAAGAATTTTTTAACGGAATGGGCCACGCTTATGCTGATGTTACGGGTATCATCATCGCAGCTGGTGTCTTTGTCGCTGGCCTAAAGGCATGTGGAGCCGTTGATGTGGTCATCGCATGGCTAAAAACAGATCAAAGTTACGTTAAATTTGGCGGAACATTTGTGCCATTTATCATGGGTATAGTTACAGGTTCAGGTGATGCTGCTACATTTGCATTTAACGAAGCTGTCACAACAAATGCCGCTGCACTTGGCTTTGAGCAAGATAAGCTTGGTATGGCAGCAGCTATTGCTGGTGCTTTAGGTAGATCAGCTTCTCCGATTGCCGGTGCTGCTATCGTTTGTGCAGGCATTGCGATGGTTAGTCCAGTTGAAATCGCTAAAAGAACATTTTTAGGGATGTTTGTCTCTGTTGTAGCGATTGCATTTTTTGTCATCTAAAAGGATGAAAAATGGATATCGTAGAGAGATTTTTAAACTACACAAAATTTAACACCACAACAAATAAAGAAAATGGGTTAAAAGGCGTCATGCCTTCTAATCCAACCGAGTATGAGCTGGCTCGTTTTTTAAAAGATGAACTTAGCTCACTAGGCATAAAAGATATTATCTTACAAGACAATGCTATCTTGATAGCAAAAATTCCTGCAAACTGCGAAAATGCTCCAAGCATCGCCTTTTTTGGGCACTTAGATACAAGTAGTGAGCAAAAAAATGATACCAAAGCTAAAATCGTAAAATACACAGGCGGCGACATCTGCCTAAACGAAAAGGAGGGAATTTATCTAAAATTTAGCGACAACTCAGAGCTTAAAAAATACGTTGGTGACGACATAGTCGTGACTGACGGCACTAGCTTGCTTGGGGCTGATGATAAGGCTGCGATCGCTAGCATTGTAAATATGGCTAGCTATTTTATGCAAAATCCTGATGTAAAGCACGGTAAAATCGTGATCTGCTTCGTGCCAGATGAAGAGCAGGGCTTACTTGGGGCAAAAGCACTTGATGTAAATTTGCTAGGAGCTGATTTTGGCTACTGCTTAGATTGCTGCGAGATAGGCGAGCTAATATATGAAAACTGGAACGCGGCTGACTGCACAATGGTCTTTAAAGGCGTTTCGGCTCATCCGATGAACGCAAAGGGTAAGCTTGTAAATTCGCTACTTCTTGCGCATAAATTTATCTCGCTTTTGCCAGGTGGCGAAGTACCAGAGTGTACCGAGGGCAAAGAGGGTTATTTCTGGGTAAAAGAGCTTAGCGGAAACAGTGCAAAAACGACGCTCAAGATCGACATAAGAGAATTTGGTGAGGTGAAATTTAAAAAAAGGCTTGAGTTTTTAAGCGATATGGCAAATTCTTTTAACAAAATTTATGGTGAGCGTTGTGAGATCACGCTAAAAACACGCTATGAAAACGTCTTTAAATTTTTAAAAGACGAAAACTCACTTCCGATAAAACTAGCAAAGGATGCCTTTAGCGAGCTAAATATCACGCCAAATATAAAGCCGATGCGCGGCGGATATGATGGAGCTGTGATATCTGCAAAAGGTGTGCCAACGCTAAATTTATTCACAGGGGCAAATAACTTTCACTCCATCTTCGAGTATTTGCCAGTTAGCAGTCTAAAAGCCGCGAGCGAAGTCATCAAAAAAATCGTAATTAACGCTGCTAAATAAACTTCATAAAAGCCTAGATTTAGTAAATTTAGGCTTTAAATTTTACTTTCAGGATAAAAATGAAGGCTTTAGCTTTGTTTAGCGGAGGGCTTGATAGCATGCTCTCGATCAAAATCATAAGCGATCAAAACATCGAAGTAGTTGCACTTTATATGGATACTGGTTTTGGCGTAGATGAAGAAAAACATGAAATTTTAAGACGCCGTGCAGCTTTGGCTGGAGCTAGCTTAAAAGTGGTTGATATGAGAAATGAGTATCTTCGTGATGTACTTTTTAACCCAAAATACGGCTACGGCAAGCAGTTTAATCCATGTATTGACTGCCACGGATATATGTTTAAAACAGCTCTAAATATGCTAAAAAGTGAAAATGCAAATTTTATCATCACAGGCGAAGTTCTGGGACAAAGACCGATGAGTCAGCGAAGAGACGCACTCTTTCAGGTTAAGCGCCTAGCTGATGACGAGGATGATCTAGTGCTTCGTCCGATGTGCGCTAGGCTCTTGCCACCAACTAAGCCAGAGCGAGAGGGCTGGGTCGATAGAGAGAAGCTGCTTGATATAAGCGGGCGCGATAGAAAGCCACAGCTTGCTTTGGCAAAGGAATTTGGCTTTGAGGACTTTGCAATGCCTGGAGGTGGGTGTTTGCTAACGATCGAGAGTTTTGCTGTGAAGATAAAGGATTATCTAAATTTTGATAAAGAGATGCGAGATATCGATGTAACGTGGCTAAAACTTGGTAGGCATCTGCGCTTGCCAGATGGTGCAAAAATGATAATAGGACGTGACGAGAGCGATAATAACGCTCTTTTGGCGCATCCAAATGATAAATTTGAACAGGTGAAATTTAAAGAGAGCGATGATATCGTGGGAGCCGTTAGCTTCATAAGCAAAAACGCTAGTAAAGCTGACAAAGAGCTGGCCGCAAGGCTCGCATTAGCTTATACAAAAGCAAGCAGAGAGAATGAATTTGAAGTTAGCATCGCTGGCGAGAAATTTAGTATCACACCTGAGGATAAATCTCTAGCTCAAAATTATTTCGTAAAATAGACGTTTTATTGATTCTTGGTGCTTTTACTTTGTGTTTGTAGATAAAGATGGTTTTTATCTACAAATAAGTTTAAAAATTATATAATCCGAAACTTATTTTAAAGTGTCACGGTAGCTCAGCTGGTTAGAGCGCTGGTCTCATAAGCCGGAGGTCGGGAGTTCAAGTCTCCCCCGTGACACCATAAATACCTAAACTACGATGTTTCTACAATATTATATTGCAGTCACCTTTCATGAAATATAGCTTAATGTTTGTAGCAAAATAAAATTTTATGTAGCAAATTTTTAAGCTTGCAGTAATTTTAACACGTTTTTTGTAAAATTTTAAAAAACAAGTAAAATTTTTTAACGAATCATCTACTATGATATAATCTGTCACTCTACTGGGTTAAATTTTTACCATAACTTAAATAAAATGAGTATAGATGTGTAGTAAAAATGGCGTTTATAGCTATTGAATATGGGCTAAAAAATATTTTTGATGATTATGATTTATTCATATTTCCTAGCAATAAAACACAAAATAGAGATAGGCTGCATAAGCATCACGAGATCCTGCGTATGTCAAATACTGGCTACCATTTATAAAGATAAAAGAGTCAGAGTATTTAAAGGCAAAATTTGAGAATTTGTTTGGAGAGTATTTGGTGCGCAATTGATGATGATGCAATAATTTTTATTTGGTAATTTTAAGATATTTGTTTCGATTCCTCATATAAATACTAGCAT contains:
- the pepT gene encoding peptidase T, coding for MDIVERFLNYTKFNTTTNKENGLKGVMPSNPTEYELARFLKDELSSLGIKDIILQDNAILIAKIPANCENAPSIAFFGHLDTSSEQKNDTKAKIVKYTGGDICLNEKEGIYLKFSDNSELKKYVGDDIVVTDGTSLLGADDKAAIASIVNMASYFMQNPDVKHGKIVICFVPDEEQGLLGAKALDVNLLGADFGYCLDCCEIGELIYENWNAADCTMVFKGVSAHPMNAKGKLVNSLLLAHKFISLLPGGEVPECTEGKEGYFWVKELSGNSAKTTLKIDIREFGEVKFKKRLEFLSDMANSFNKIYGERCEITLKTRYENVFKFLKDENSLPIKLAKDAFSELNITPNIKPMRGGYDGAVISAKGVPTLNLFTGANNFHSIFEYLPVSSLKAASEVIKKIVINAAK
- the dcuC gene encoding C4-dicarboxylate transporter DcuC, translating into METFKLIAAILGIAAVVALLVLKKETRTVLIGVGLVLCIIALKPMGALSAFTDYMTKAGLIKAICASMGFAFVMKYTMCDKHLVALLTKPLKNVGFILIPATTVLTYFINIAIPSAAGCSAAVGATLIPLLMASGIRPAMAGAAVFAGTFGGVLSPGSAHNVYVADLVKKTVEGYTVQDVIKVQIPSAFTALVIVVIALVIVAILLKDYQKNTNFTLESSAVSEEKSLFKVNFIYAIMPLVPLVILVIGGTSLAKDYSFLAWTKMGVAEAMILGAIIAIFATLTNPQKITKEFFNGMGHAYADVTGIIIAAGVFVAGLKACGAVDVVIAWLKTDQSYVKFGGTFVPFIMGIVTGSGDAATFAFNEAVTTNAAALGFEQDKLGMAAAIAGALGRSASPIAGAAIVCAGIAMVSPVEIAKRTFLGMFVSVVAIAFFVI
- a CDS encoding argininosuccinate synthase domain-containing protein: MKALALFSGGLDSMLSIKIISDQNIEVVALYMDTGFGVDEEKHEILRRRAALAGASLKVVDMRNEYLRDVLFNPKYGYGKQFNPCIDCHGYMFKTALNMLKSENANFIITGEVLGQRPMSQRRDALFQVKRLADDEDDLVLRPMCARLLPPTKPEREGWVDREKLLDISGRDRKPQLALAKEFGFEDFAMPGGGCLLTIESFAVKIKDYLNFDKEMRDIDVTWLKLGRHLRLPDGAKMIIGRDESDNNALLAHPNDKFEQVKFKESDDIVGAVSFISKNASKADKELAARLALAYTKASRENEFEVSIAGEKFSITPEDKSLAQNYFVK